In Thermococcus thioreducens, a genomic segment contains:
- a CDS encoding PH domain-containing protein has protein sequence MGDELPKAVNKVLEPGEKVLFSVKKKISLEKPKWVLVTDRRIIYLDEKILGRYDIKAIPYQKLEEVTVELGIISSEFLIKGEEDIRLKLGWMNKEQARKTINAIKDALNAIAIEPVTIEVKKGLTHETWVLKKPKELVSRVVPGGTPVQQAPPVEKEEDPLEKLKKLKELYDMGVISQEEYEEKRKKLLEQI, from the coding sequence ATGGGAGATGAGTTGCCGAAAGCGGTGAATAAAGTTCTCGAACCGGGCGAGAAGGTCCTTTTCTCTGTAAAGAAAAAGATAAGCCTCGAAAAGCCGAAGTGGGTTCTCGTGACGGATAGGAGGATAATCTACCTCGACGAAAAAATCCTGGGCAGGTACGATATAAAGGCCATACCGTACCAGAAGCTTGAGGAGGTCACCGTTGAGCTGGGCATCATCTCCTCGGAGTTCCTCATAAAGGGCGAGGAGGACATAAGGCTCAAGCTCGGCTGGATGAACAAGGAGCAGGCGAGAAAGACGATAAACGCCATAAAGGACGCCCTCAACGCGATAGCCATCGAGCCGGTAACGATAGAGGTCAAGAAGGGTCTGACCCACGAGACGTGGGTTCTGAAGAAGCCAAAGGAACTCGTGAGCAGGGTCGTCCCGGGAGGAACCCCAGTCCAGCAAGCGCCCCCTGTGGAGAAGGAGGAAGACCCGCTGGAAAAACTCAAGAAGCTGAAGGAGCTCTACGACATGGGTGTGATAAGCCAGGAGGAGTACGAGGAAAAGAGAAAGAAACTTTTGGAGCAGATTTAA